Within the Mucilaginibacter sp. CSA2-8R genome, the region ACCTTTAATTGTAAAAGGGAGGATAGGATTAATCATGGCGTTATAAATTAGTGTTGGCCTGTTTGGTGTATTGGCCAACACCGGAGGCTGTTCAAGTTTATTTAAAGGCGTTGCCTTTTGATAAAGCCACTCGCCAGCCAAATCAATACTTTTCGAGGGGTCATTAGCTAACTGCAGATTTAAAGGCCCATTATTGATGCCACCTAATCCGCCGTTGTCAAAAACTCTAACTGCAATAATGTGCTTACCTGGTTTTACAAGTTTGCCAGGCACAGTGTAATGGCGCTGATAAAGAAAAAGTTCGGTATGTCCAACCTCTTCACCATCAAAAAAAGTGTTATCATAATCGTCAATGCCTGTTAAGTTAAGTTTTAAATCTTTGCCGGCCCAGTCTGCAGGTATATCAACAGCTTTGCGAAACCACACAGTACCATCATACTGGTCTAATCCTGCCTGTTCCCAGTAGTTGGGCAGTTTCATTGTAGACCATTGGCTGTCATTTAAACTCTTTTGAGCCCACTCCGGATTTGTTCCTTTAAAGCCCGGGTCGGTTGCATTAGATTTATTGATCCATTTACGCACATCTTGATTATATTGTTTTTCAATATCGTCCTGCGTTAAGCCGCCCTCTGCTGATTTTACAAAGTCCGCAAATTCTGGCATCGACTTCAAAGCTTTCCCGCTCGTCCACGCCTCGGCAACGGTGCCGCCCCAGTTGTCATTTATAAGGCCAATCGGGATATGCTTGACATCATAAATCTTTTTTGCAAAAAAATAAGCTACGGCCGAAAACTCTTTAACATTATCTGAATTGCAAGCGCGCCAAGCCCATTTAACCGGTACATTGGATTGAGGTGAAAAGCTTACTTTGTTATCAATCTTAATCATCCGTATGGCATTGTATGCAGCCGCATCGGTAACTTCTTGTTGCAGGTTATTTACGCCAAGCACCGGCATTTCCATGTTCGACTGACCCGAACAAAGCCATACATCACCAATCAGAATATTATTTAAGGTCAACGCCTCTCCATCATTAAACGAAATATTATAAGGTCCGCCATATGATGGAGTTGCAATGCCGGTCTTCCATTTTCCGTCGGCAGCTACGCTTATTTCGTACTTGTGACGATCCCAGCTTGGTATAATAGTGAGTTTGCTGCCTGGTTTGGCGGTGCCCCAAACTGTTGCTTTTGTTTTTTGCTGCAATACCATATTGTCGGTAAAGCAGGCGGCAGGTACAACTTTTGCAAAAGCCGAACTTACCGAGAGTAAAAGCGTCAGCGGCAAAAAGTATTGATGTTTTTTTAGAGCCATCTTTATTTAGTTTATAACCTTTTATGTGTATTTATGTAATTGTATAATTATGTAATTATGGAATAATAGTGGTGCGGTCAATAACATATCGTTTTTGAACATAAGTGCCCTTTCTTTTCATTTTAACTTTAGCTCCGTCGATGGTAAGTTCAATGTTATTGCACTTAGCATTTAGATAATTAAAGCTGATGCCATCATCCTCAAAAAGATACGCGTTGTCTACTTTTTTTCCGTAAACTGAGCATGTTAAATGAAAAACGGTTTTATTATCCGTAAACTGAATTGGGGCAGCTAACGGTAAAATGGTACCCTCTTTAACAAATAGGGGTATATCATCCAGTTTAAAATTTACACGGTAACTTTTGCCGCCGGTATATTTCTCGTTGGTGTTAAAGTTATACCAGTTTCCTGATGGCAAATACACATCACGGGTATCTGCGCCCCCTACAATGGGTGCAGCTAACAAACTTTTACCAATCATATATTCGTTGGCAACTTCAAATACGTGTTCGTCTGACGGGTAGTCCATCACCAATGCTCTAAAAACCGGGTAACCATCTTGCTGATATTTATGAAATGCCTCATATAAATAGGGTATTAGCTGCATACGGAAATTCAGCAATTTTTTTATCGTAGCTTCATTCTGCTCTGCATCCGGTAAAAGGATGCCTTTGTTATTTTTGTCGCGATCAAACTGAAGCCATGGTGGGTTTTGCAGATACCAGCTATTGTATAGGGTTTGTGCTGAAAGTATTGCTGTTTGGCTGCGGCGTGCTAATTCTTTGAAAGAAGAAGACTCGCGAACTTCGGGCGACCACAATAAGCCTGAAAATCCGGTATTGCTGATCTGCTCAACATATTGTGCATGATCATAAGTATCGCTGTACAAAGCTGCCGGATAAGGCGCAGCTAATGCTCCCGACGAGCGCACGTCTAAAAGTGTACGCTGGTTAAGCTTTTTGTAGATGTTGTAAATGGTTTTTTGATAAAGCAAGCCAAACACCTGGTGCATGCGCTCGCCATCAATACCTGACGGAAATTGCGAGAGTTCGGGAAAACTCCATCGTGCGCTGCCAAACCGAAGGTCGGAGTTGTCGCATTCATCCAATTTAAAACCACTAATGCCAATATCAACAAGTTTATCTTGATGATATTGAGCAAATATGTCTCTTCCTTTGGCGCTCGCAAAATCTGGAACAAGCCCGTTAAACGCCAGATAATTGCCAGATTGAGGGAGCAAAGCCTGATAAATAGGTGAAGAAGAAGATACAAATGCATGTTCCCATAAATTTACCTGATAGCCCTGGCTTTTTAATTGTGCTATGAATTTGGCCGGATAAGGAAAGAAATCCGGGTTCCAGGCAAACGAACATGGATAAGCTGCTGTCTGCCAGCGTGGTTCTAATCCGATTACGCTTATCGGTAATTGTTTTTTTCTAAAGTAGTCAGTCGTCTTGTATACATCTGTATCTTTAAAATCTGCCTTAACACGGTACTTTATACCCAGTGCCCAAAGCGGAGGCATGGCACCACCGCCCGAAAACAGATTGTAGCGTTGTACAGCAGTAAGCATATCAGGGCCTGCAAAAACAAAAATTTCAATTCCGTTTACTCCCGGAATGTCTACCAGCATATTGCCTGCTGATGTCGCTGTGGAATTGTATAAGTCCTGAACTGTTAGCTTCGTAGTGTCTGATGAATTATTTTTTGAAGCTGGTCCGCCTTGTTTAGGTTGGTTGCCTCCGCAATAAAAGGTAGTATATTTAGCTGTATTTACCAGGACAGCATATCCCTTATTAGATACATAATAGGGGACAGGTGCATGACTGTATCCTAAATCATTTGACGGGTAATCGTTTACCACAGGTACTTTGCGCAGCCTGTTTTGTCTGAAAGAGCCCATTTGTAAACCAAAGCCGTAAAGTTGCTCGTCGCCGCTTAAGGGTAATTCTATGATAGTGCCACGTGGGTTGAAATTGATTTTAATGTCGGTAAGGTTGAAAGGAAGTTTTCCGGCAGGCAATTGTCTTAAAGCACTTACCTGTGGCAGTTCTTCTCTGAAACGCTCTGGTGTAAACGTATCAGGCTTACCAAGTGTGATTTTAAATACGCCCGGGCATACCTCTTGAACAATTTGCGCCTGGGCAAAATAGGTGTTCAGTAATAGCAGCATTAAGGGCAATAAATGTTTTTTGATCATAATTCTTTTAAGTTGTAAAGTCATCTAACATCAAAAATCAATTTAGTGATGTATAATCGTGGTTTCGCGTTTTGCAATATGATATTGATCTCGTCATGATCAACTTTGCCATTTTTATTACGTTAATTCTTAGGCAAAACCCTATATGCTTGTTTACACAAATGAGCAACTATAGCTTATAAACCTATTTTGGAGTATGGTACTCTTATGAATTTAGGACGGTAATAATATGGGTCTTTAAAGCCATCGGTACAAGGCCCTTGTCCGCAAACATCATAGTTTAAACTATAGCCCAAAAGCAGCTCGTTACGGCCATTTACGTATTCTGTGTGAATAGTTGGTGTATAATAAAAGGTTTTGTTATTGTTGATGTTTTCCTGTATTGTATGCACCGTCACCGGGTCGCTAAATGGCCCCATCATGTTTGTAGACGATGCAACATAAACTTCGCGCACCGGGTTACAAAAAAGCGGATCGCTCAAATACATCATTACCCACTTGCCATTACAGTAAGCAACAGCAGCACCTGGCTTATTTTTGCCTATGTTAATGGCAGCAGCAGCATTAGTTGTTGGTGTGGATGCCCATGCAGAACCGTTCCAAAAAGTCCATACGTTTGGATTGCTTTGCGAAAAGCGAGCTACATACATTCCGTCCACTTTTAAGCCGCCTCCAAAAGCATACACGTACCCGTCGGTATACTTAACCATGCCATTACAGTAATTTATATCAGTTTGATTTACCCCAGGCGGAGTAAGTCGTGTGCCAGACCACTCATTTCCTGAACTTTCTGTAAAATCCCAAATGCTTTGACTGTTAAGCCCTACAAAACCCACACCTTCGGCAACATGAATATATACATGCTGCCCAAGTTCTACGCCAACGTCCGGCCAGGCAAAGTTTGAGTTTGGTTGTTTATCAACTACTTGCTTAGCGCCGTTTCTGGTTATATTAGCGCCGCTACTGCCGGAGTCGTTAATGCTATTCTGTAATATAAAGGAGTTACCATAGTTAAAAAATTGCCCGCAAACAAATTTGCCGTTAGGCTGCAACGTAGCACCGTCATAGGCATCTTGGGTAATCCATAATACTTTTCCGGCATTACTACCCCAGGTTAATGGGATGCTGGTGCCCTCATCAAAAGCGACAGAGCCTTGGCTATTTAAATTGCGCTCAAATATGCGATTAACTAACTCGTCTCTGTAGGTGCCGGGTGAGCGCTGAGTGAATACCCATTTTTGTCTGTCGTCTTTAGTAGCAAGTTCTTGAATAACAGCTGTTCCGTTTGTGGCAGAGGCGTTGGGGTTAGCTATAGACAATCCTGTGCCTTTGTTAACTATGGTGTACTGATTGGCGCTGCCAAGCTGGTTAATGCTCCATAATTGGTTATCAGAGTAACCTGAAAGTGGAGTACGAGCCTGCCACACTTTATCACCTGCTGTTATGTTAGGCGATTCAAGCACCTGTCCTGAAAATGAATTGCGAAAATGGTAGTATTTAACTCCGTTTACCGTATTAACATATATCACATACCATCGTTGCCAGCTGTCTTTGTCATCATTACCAACGGCCTGCCATTGATCAATGGTTTGATGATTTTGATATTTGGCGTTGGCAGACACATCGCCAGACACTTCCATAAAATTGCCGCCTACCAAAGACGAAATTTTATATTCGGCATATGTTGCAGAAATGGATGTTGGTGGCTCGGGCGCAACTGGAGTATTAGAAGAATCTGATGATAACTTATCTCTTTTACAGCTTGCGACAGTAAAACTTATTGAAATAGAAATAATCAATGTCACATTAATTTGCTTTAAGACAAAACATAGCATTGGCTTGTGGTTAAAGGGGGTCATAAATGGTTGGTTTTATAATTTAAGCCAATATAATTAAATAAATCGATTTAGCTCAATTTGCCTAAACTTAACTAATTGTGTTTTACAGTTGTTATTTTCAAAAAATTACTAAATACGGCTGTGTCTCTCATAAATGATAATGGAATTGTGTTTTTGGAAATTATCAGTTGTTTAAGATTCATGCTGTCAACCTTGTTTAATAGTCCCTCCGGTGTGTGTTGAATAAGATATTTGTGCAGAAGCATACCTACTAAAACTTCGCTGGGATGAATGCCATCTAACATATAATTATCAGGCAGACCAAGTTTTTCAGGAGTTGAAAATGGGATGAAGTCAAAGTTGTTTTTTTTCAATGTATCCTGAATACTCAGA harbors:
- a CDS encoding sialate O-acetylesterase; amino-acid sequence: MALKKHQYFLPLTLLLSVSSAFAKVVPAACFTDNMVLQQKTKATVWGTAKPGSKLTIIPSWDRHKYEISVAADGKWKTGIATPSYGGPYNISFNDGEALTLNNILIGDVWLCSGQSNMEMPVLGVNNLQQEVTDAAAYNAIRMIKIDNKVSFSPQSNVPVKWAWRACNSDNVKEFSAVAYFFAKKIYDVKHIPIGLINDNWGGTVAEAWTSGKALKSMPEFADFVKSAEGGLTQDDIEKQYNQDVRKWINKSNATDPGFKGTNPEWAQKSLNDSQWSTMKLPNYWEQAGLDQYDGTVWFRKAVDIPADWAGKDLKLNLTGIDDYDNTFFDGEEVGHTELFLYQRHYTVPGKLVKPGKHIIAVRVFDNGGLGGINNGPLNLQLANDPSKSIDLAGEWLYQKATPLNKLEQPPVLANTPNRPTLIYNAMINPILPFTIKGVIWYQGESNADRSEQYKTLFPLLIQDWRQQFNQPNLPFYFVQIANYNAADQPPIADWPELRFAQFNTLKLPNTGMAVTIDIGEASNIHPRNKQEVGRRLALIALNKNYGEKIEYSGPLFASQQIDGNKIALNFTHSGSGLSAQGSNTLKGFWIAGSDKKFHQAQATIVNHKVIVSSAMVEHPVAVRYDWQNIPDGNLYNVEGLPASPFKTDNWQGIKL
- a CDS encoding TIM-barrel domain-containing protein, translating into MIKKHLLPLMLLLLNTYFAQAQIVQEVCPGVFKITLGKPDTFTPERFREELPQVSALRQLPAGKLPFNLTDIKINFNPRGTIIELPLSGDEQLYGFGLQMGSFRQNRLRKVPVVNDYPSNDLGYSHAPVPYYVSNKGYAVLVNTAKYTTFYCGGNQPKQGGPASKNNSSDTTKLTVQDLYNSTATSAGNMLVDIPGVNGIEIFVFAGPDMLTAVQRYNLFSGGGAMPPLWALGIKYRVKADFKDTDVYKTTDYFRKKQLPISVIGLEPRWQTAAYPCSFAWNPDFFPYPAKFIAQLKSQGYQVNLWEHAFVSSSSPIYQALLPQSGNYLAFNGLVPDFASAKGRDIFAQYHQDKLVDIGISGFKLDECDNSDLRFGSARWSFPELSQFPSGIDGERMHQVFGLLYQKTIYNIYKKLNQRTLLDVRSSGALAAPYPAALYSDTYDHAQYVEQISNTGFSGLLWSPEVRESSSFKELARRSQTAILSAQTLYNSWYLQNPPWLQFDRDKNNKGILLPDAEQNEATIKKLLNFRMQLIPYLYEAFHKYQQDGYPVFRALVMDYPSDEHVFEVANEYMIGKSLLAAPIVGGADTRDVYLPSGNWYNFNTNEKYTGGKSYRVNFKLDDIPLFVKEGTILPLAAPIQFTDNKTVFHLTCSVYGKKVDNAYLFEDDGISFNYLNAKCNNIELTIDGAKVKMKRKGTYVQKRYVIDRTTIIP
- a CDS encoding RICIN domain-containing protein encodes the protein MEVSGDVSANAKYQNHQTIDQWQAVGNDDKDSWQRWYVIYVNTVNGVKYYHFRNSFSGQVLESPNITAGDKVWQARTPLSGYSDNQLWSINQLGSANQYTIVNKGTGLSIANPNASATNGTAVIQELATKDDRQKWVFTQRSPGTYRDELVNRIFERNLNSQGSVAFDEGTSIPLTWGSNAGKVLWITQDAYDGATLQPNGKFVCGQFFNYGNSFILQNSINDSGSSGANITRNGAKQVVDKQPNSNFAWPDVGVELGQHVYIHVAEGVGFVGLNSQSIWDFTESSGNEWSGTRLTPPGVNQTDINYCNGMVKYTDGYVYAFGGGLKVDGMYVARFSQSNPNVWTFWNGSAWASTPTTNAAAAINIGKNKPGAAVAYCNGKWVMMYLSDPLFCNPVREVYVASSTNMMGPFSDPVTVHTIQENINNNKTFYYTPTIHTEYVNGRNELLLGYSLNYDVCGQGPCTDGFKDPYYYRPKFIRVPYSKIGL